In a single window of the Drosophila miranda strain MSH22 chromosome XL, D.miranda_PacBio2.1, whole genome shotgun sequence genome:
- the LOC108164880 gene encoding dipeptidyl aminopeptidase-like protein 6 isoform X2 yields MSVDLSGQQEPTISVITTAPVAQNGGEMDALLLGRIGELVAISPERRNWRGIFIALLVIAAVFSLIIFSIFLLSPEDEGLRIRGRRMLPSDILGKSLQWKPFNGTWSNEHELIYRDPTGGLSILNMADLTTRILMTNSTFRQLNAESFIVAPDQKYVLLQSDSNAEGSRHHVYEVQTANTFPLGPTENIAEAPRLQHVVWAPINPPPPPPPPSSAAAATTSTMAPLPSGSIILNSLAGAAAGGKTTTPTPGSGNGNGGNGPYTLNQAIAFVHHNDIYYKPKVQGELVCRITQTGMGGVFFNGVPDWTYENVPELDSRRSGMAFSPDGLFLAFLSYNDSDVNEYKYTWMGDDIKYPAVLSQRYPKTGARNPNVTVNVVNLSVIKYIIPSQVKLPADLVNGSYVGGLTWASPIDLSVTVTNRDQTKATTVICRAPNFHCQVVHTEVTINDGWVLPSERPIFSARIAAQMRQGHRQYQMQMQLQETATTSAMGNDTLANNVSNGQTTYEITNGGYLLKRLPVRDGEHGHYRHVVFISSLDRRPVPLTMGRFEVTEIVGWDEQHEIVYFMAAPEKRPGERHLYKISLKLNVTESNRTYITSTQPTCLTCDNTEATYRLHRANPSKMPTRGDSWEDIVARLEPDDCIYDIPKNCLYNRVQFSGDYSYYVQECLGPEAPSVYLVETASNDKIFVLNAGDVLRHRLSQLAIPQMRTFSVEIRHGFHAQVRLFLPPGMREEEEVAFPLVLHVDASPGSQLVTERFHIDWNWYLSSQRSFIVAQIDGRGSGFQGELLRTQVHGKLGTVEVEDQLGVLTYLRDNLKFIDPLRICAFGWGYGGYATAMMLIDDSQQVLQCAVSINPIVNFGFHYSFFTERYIPLKGDYLRALQEADLTMKAGNIKGRNLMLMHGTADTLVHQEHTLILVRALVDQQVKFRHQVYPDEDHAIGRSLSHVYKTMEWYFDECFGPVDDNEWDPTGLFVFKQ; encoded by the exons GAACTGGTGGCAATTTCACCCGAGCGTCGAAACTGGCGTGGAATTTTCATAGCCCTCCTGGTAATCGCCGCCGTCTTTAGCCTGATCATATTCTCCATTTTCTTGCTTTCGCCGGAGGATGAGGGCCTACGGATCCGCGGCCGTCGCATGCTACCCAGCGATATACTCGGCAAGAGCCTCCAGTGGAAGCCGTTCAACGGCACTTGGAGTAATG AACATGAGCTCATTTATCGTGATCCAACGGGCGGGCTGTCCATATTAAACATGGCAGATCTCACCACGCGCATTCTAATGACTAATTCAACATTT CGGCAATTGAATGCAGAATCGTTTATTGTGGCACCGGACCAGAAATACGTGCTCCTGCAATCGGATAGCAATGCAGAGGGATCCAG ACACCACGTGTATGAGGTGCAAACGGCCAACACATTTCCCTTGGGACCAACGGAGAACATTGCCGAGGCGCCGCGCCTCCAGCATGTGGTGTGGGCACCCATCAATcctccgccaccgccacctccACCGTcgtctgcagcagcagccacaacaaGCACCATGGCGCCGCTGCCCAGTGGCAGCATCATTCTGAATAGCCTGGCCGGTGCGGCGGCTGGCGGCAAGACAACAACGCCAACACCGGGCTCAGGCAATGGCAATGGGGGCAATGGACCCTATACGCTCAATCAGGCCATTGCCTTTGTGCACCACAACGACATCTACTACAAGCCAAAGGTGCAGGGCGAACTCGTCTGCCGCATCACCCAGACAGGGATGGGCGGCGTCTTCTTCAACGGTGTGCCCGACTGGACGTACGAGAATGTCCCAGAGCTGGATAGCCGCCGGAGCGGCATGGCCTTCTCCCCAGATGGCCTCTTCCTGGCATTTCTCAGCTACAACGACAGCGATGTCAATGAGTACAA ATACACTTGGATGGGCGATGACATCAAATATCCGGCAGTGTTGAGCCAACGCTACCCAAAGACGGGCGCCAGGAACCCCAATGTCACCGTGAATGTGGTGAATCTTTCGGTGATCAAATACATCATTCCTTCGCAAGTCAAACTCCCAGCGGATCTGGTGAACGGCAGCTATGTGGGCGGCTTGACATGGGCCTCGCCCATCGACCTCTCGGTGACGGTGACGAATCGCGACCAGACGAAGGCCACCACTGTGATCTGTCGGGCGCCGAACTTCCACTGTCAAGTGGTGCACACGGAGGTGACCATCAACGATGGCTGGGTGCTGCCCTCCGAGCGGCCCATCTTCTCCGCCAGAATCGCTGCACAGATGCGCCAGGGCCATCGACAGTaccagatgcagatgcagctaCAGGAGACGGCAACGACGTCGGCGATGGGCAACGATACGCTGGCGAATAACGTGAGCAATGGCCAAACGACCTACGAAATCACCAATGGTGGATACCTCCTGAAGCGACTGCCAGTGCGTGATGGAGAGCATGGACACTACCGTCATGTGGTGTTTATCTCATCGCTGGACCGCCGTCCTGTGCCCCTGACCATGGGCCGCTTCGAGGTCACAGAAATTGTCGGCTGGGACGAACAGCACGAGATCGTCTACTTTATGGCGGCCCCCGAGAAGCGGCCTGGCGAGCGGCATCTCTACAAGATCAGCCTCAAGCTAAACGTCACTGAATCAAATCGCACGTACATCACCTCCACGCAGCCCACGTGCCTGACGTGCGACAACACGGAGGCCACCTATCGCCTGCACAGGGCCAACCCGTCGAAGATGCCGACGCGCGGCGACAGCTGGGAGGACATTGTGGCACGCCTCGAGCCGGATGATTGCATCTACGATATACCCAAGAACTGCCTCTACAATCGGGTGCAGTTCAGCGGCGACTATAGCTACTACGTGCAGGAGTGCCTTGGCCCAGAGGCGCCCAGTGTCTACCTGGTGGAGACCGCCAGTAACGACAAGATCTTTGTCCTCAATGCTGGGGATGTCCTGAGACATCGCCTCTCCCAGCTGGCCATACCACAGATGCGCACGTTCAGCGTGGAGATTCGTCACGGGTTCCATGCCCAGGTGCGACTCTTTCTGCCGCCAGGGATgcgcgaggaggaggaggttgCCTTTCCCCTGGTGCTGCATGT GGATGCCTCGCCGGGGTCTCAGTTGGTCACCGAACGGTTCCATATCGACTGGAACTGGTATTTGTCCAGCCAGCGGAGCTTCATCGTGGCCCAGATTGATGGACGGGGCAGTGGCTTCCAGGGTGAGCTGTTGCGCACTCAGGTCCATGGAAAACTAGGGACCGTCGAGGTGGAGGATCAGCTGGGTGTCCTCAC ATATTTGCGTGACAACTTAAAGTTCATCGATCCATTGAGAATCTGCGCCTTTGGGTGGGGCTACGGCGGCTATGCAACGGCCATGATGCTCATCGATGACTCCCAGCAGGTGCTCCAGTGTGCGGTGTCCATCAATCCCATAGTCAACTTTGGATTCCACT ATTCCTTCTTCACTGAGCGATATATTCCCTTGAAGGGCGACTATCTGCGGGCATTGCAGGAGGCGGATCTCACGATGAAGGCGGGCAACATTAAGGGGCGCAACCTGATGCTGATGCACGGAACGGCCGATACGTTGGTGCATCAGGAGCATACGCTGATTCTGGTGCGGGCACTGGTCGATCAGCAGGTGAAGTTCCGGCATCAGGTTTATCCCGATGAGGATCATGCGATCGGCAGATCGCTGAGCCATGTGTACAAGACCATGGAGTGGTATTTCGATGAGTGCTTCGGCCCCGTCGACGACAACGAGTGGGACCCGACGGGTCTGTTCGTGTTCAAGCAATAA
- the LOC108164880 gene encoding dipeptidyl aminopeptidase-like protein 6 isoform X3: MQTNVQIDSKNLRGNDDNFRTRGHHITIEELVAISPERRNWRGIFIALLVIAAVFSLIIFSIFLLSPEDEGLRIRGRRMLPSDILGKSLQWKPFNGTWSNEHELIYRDPTGGLSILNMADLTTRILMTNSTFRQLNAESFIVAPDQKYVLLQSDSNAEGSRHHVYEVQTANTFPLGPTENIAEAPRLQHVVWAPINPPPPPPPPSSAAAATTSTMAPLPSGSIILNSLAGAAAGGKTTTPTPGSGNGNGGNGPYTLNQAIAFVHHNDIYYKPKVQGELVCRITQTGMGGVFFNGVPDWTYENVPELDSRRSGMAFSPDGLFLAFLSYNDSDVNEYKYTWMGDDIKYPAVLSQRYPKTGARNPNVTVNVVNLSVIKYIIPSQVKLPADLVNGSYVGGLTWASPIDLSVTVTNRDQTKATTVICRAPNFHCQVVHTEVTINDGWVLPSERPIFSARIAAQMRQGHRQYQMQMQLQETATTSAMGNDTLANNVSNGQTTYEITNGGYLLKRLPVRDGEHGHYRHVVFISSLDRRPVPLTMGRFEVTEIVGWDEQHEIVYFMAAPEKRPGERHLYKISLKLNVTESNRTYITSTQPTCLTCDNTEATYRLHRANPSKMPTRGDSWEDIVARLEPDDCIYDIPKNCLYNRVQFSGDYSYYVQECLGPEAPSVYLVETASNDKIFVLNAGDVLRHRLSQLAIPQMRTFSVEIRHGFHAQVRLFLPPGMREEEEVAFPLVLHVDASPGSQLVTERFHIDWNWYLSSQRSFIVAQIDGRGSGFQGELLRTQVHGKLGTVEVEDQLGVLTYLRDNLKFIDPLRICAFGWGYGGYATAMMLIDDSQQVLQCAVSINPIVNFGFHYSFFTERYIPLKGDYLRALQEADLTMKAGNIKGRNLMLMHGTADTLVHQEHTLILVRALVDQQVKFRHQVYPDEDHAIGRSLSHVYKTMEWYFDECFGPVDDNEWDPTGLFVFKQ; encoded by the exons GAACTGGTGGCAATTTCACCCGAGCGTCGAAACTGGCGTGGAATTTTCATAGCCCTCCTGGTAATCGCCGCCGTCTTTAGCCTGATCATATTCTCCATTTTCTTGCTTTCGCCGGAGGATGAGGGCCTACGGATCCGCGGCCGTCGCATGCTACCCAGCGATATACTCGGCAAGAGCCTCCAGTGGAAGCCGTTCAACGGCACTTGGAGTAATG AACATGAGCTCATTTATCGTGATCCAACGGGCGGGCTGTCCATATTAAACATGGCAGATCTCACCACGCGCATTCTAATGACTAATTCAACATTT CGGCAATTGAATGCAGAATCGTTTATTGTGGCACCGGACCAGAAATACGTGCTCCTGCAATCGGATAGCAATGCAGAGGGATCCAG ACACCACGTGTATGAGGTGCAAACGGCCAACACATTTCCCTTGGGACCAACGGAGAACATTGCCGAGGCGCCGCGCCTCCAGCATGTGGTGTGGGCACCCATCAATcctccgccaccgccacctccACCGTcgtctgcagcagcagccacaacaaGCACCATGGCGCCGCTGCCCAGTGGCAGCATCATTCTGAATAGCCTGGCCGGTGCGGCGGCTGGCGGCAAGACAACAACGCCAACACCGGGCTCAGGCAATGGCAATGGGGGCAATGGACCCTATACGCTCAATCAGGCCATTGCCTTTGTGCACCACAACGACATCTACTACAAGCCAAAGGTGCAGGGCGAACTCGTCTGCCGCATCACCCAGACAGGGATGGGCGGCGTCTTCTTCAACGGTGTGCCCGACTGGACGTACGAGAATGTCCCAGAGCTGGATAGCCGCCGGAGCGGCATGGCCTTCTCCCCAGATGGCCTCTTCCTGGCATTTCTCAGCTACAACGACAGCGATGTCAATGAGTACAA ATACACTTGGATGGGCGATGACATCAAATATCCGGCAGTGTTGAGCCAACGCTACCCAAAGACGGGCGCCAGGAACCCCAATGTCACCGTGAATGTGGTGAATCTTTCGGTGATCAAATACATCATTCCTTCGCAAGTCAAACTCCCAGCGGATCTGGTGAACGGCAGCTATGTGGGCGGCTTGACATGGGCCTCGCCCATCGACCTCTCGGTGACGGTGACGAATCGCGACCAGACGAAGGCCACCACTGTGATCTGTCGGGCGCCGAACTTCCACTGTCAAGTGGTGCACACGGAGGTGACCATCAACGATGGCTGGGTGCTGCCCTCCGAGCGGCCCATCTTCTCCGCCAGAATCGCTGCACAGATGCGCCAGGGCCATCGACAGTaccagatgcagatgcagctaCAGGAGACGGCAACGACGTCGGCGATGGGCAACGATACGCTGGCGAATAACGTGAGCAATGGCCAAACGACCTACGAAATCACCAATGGTGGATACCTCCTGAAGCGACTGCCAGTGCGTGATGGAGAGCATGGACACTACCGTCATGTGGTGTTTATCTCATCGCTGGACCGCCGTCCTGTGCCCCTGACCATGGGCCGCTTCGAGGTCACAGAAATTGTCGGCTGGGACGAACAGCACGAGATCGTCTACTTTATGGCGGCCCCCGAGAAGCGGCCTGGCGAGCGGCATCTCTACAAGATCAGCCTCAAGCTAAACGTCACTGAATCAAATCGCACGTACATCACCTCCACGCAGCCCACGTGCCTGACGTGCGACAACACGGAGGCCACCTATCGCCTGCACAGGGCCAACCCGTCGAAGATGCCGACGCGCGGCGACAGCTGGGAGGACATTGTGGCACGCCTCGAGCCGGATGATTGCATCTACGATATACCCAAGAACTGCCTCTACAATCGGGTGCAGTTCAGCGGCGACTATAGCTACTACGTGCAGGAGTGCCTTGGCCCAGAGGCGCCCAGTGTCTACCTGGTGGAGACCGCCAGTAACGACAAGATCTTTGTCCTCAATGCTGGGGATGTCCTGAGACATCGCCTCTCCCAGCTGGCCATACCACAGATGCGCACGTTCAGCGTGGAGATTCGTCACGGGTTCCATGCCCAGGTGCGACTCTTTCTGCCGCCAGGGATgcgcgaggaggaggaggttgCCTTTCCCCTGGTGCTGCATGT GGATGCCTCGCCGGGGTCTCAGTTGGTCACCGAACGGTTCCATATCGACTGGAACTGGTATTTGTCCAGCCAGCGGAGCTTCATCGTGGCCCAGATTGATGGACGGGGCAGTGGCTTCCAGGGTGAGCTGTTGCGCACTCAGGTCCATGGAAAACTAGGGACCGTCGAGGTGGAGGATCAGCTGGGTGTCCTCAC ATATTTGCGTGACAACTTAAAGTTCATCGATCCATTGAGAATCTGCGCCTTTGGGTGGGGCTACGGCGGCTATGCAACGGCCATGATGCTCATCGATGACTCCCAGCAGGTGCTCCAGTGTGCGGTGTCCATCAATCCCATAGTCAACTTTGGATTCCACT ATTCCTTCTTCACTGAGCGATATATTCCCTTGAAGGGCGACTATCTGCGGGCATTGCAGGAGGCGGATCTCACGATGAAGGCGGGCAACATTAAGGGGCGCAACCTGATGCTGATGCACGGAACGGCCGATACGTTGGTGCATCAGGAGCATACGCTGATTCTGGTGCGGGCACTGGTCGATCAGCAGGTGAAGTTCCGGCATCAGGTTTATCCCGATGAGGATCATGCGATCGGCAGATCGCTGAGCCATGTGTACAAGACCATGGAGTGGTATTTCGATGAGTGCTTCGGCCCCGTCGACGACAACGAGTGGGACCCGACGGGTCTGTTCGTGTTCAAGCAATAA
- the LOC108164880 gene encoding dipeptidyl aminopeptidase-like protein 6 isoform X1 — MVEIQKPHSALKRPSLKRETVVVNNSSAPTIKKVTLVPKDEELVAISPERRNWRGIFIALLVIAAVFSLIIFSIFLLSPEDEGLRIRGRRMLPSDILGKSLQWKPFNGTWSNEHELIYRDPTGGLSILNMADLTTRILMTNSTFRQLNAESFIVAPDQKYVLLQSDSNAEGSRHHVYEVQTANTFPLGPTENIAEAPRLQHVVWAPINPPPPPPPPSSAAAATTSTMAPLPSGSIILNSLAGAAAGGKTTTPTPGSGNGNGGNGPYTLNQAIAFVHHNDIYYKPKVQGELVCRITQTGMGGVFFNGVPDWTYENVPELDSRRSGMAFSPDGLFLAFLSYNDSDVNEYKYTWMGDDIKYPAVLSQRYPKTGARNPNVTVNVVNLSVIKYIIPSQVKLPADLVNGSYVGGLTWASPIDLSVTVTNRDQTKATTVICRAPNFHCQVVHTEVTINDGWVLPSERPIFSARIAAQMRQGHRQYQMQMQLQETATTSAMGNDTLANNVSNGQTTYEITNGGYLLKRLPVRDGEHGHYRHVVFISSLDRRPVPLTMGRFEVTEIVGWDEQHEIVYFMAAPEKRPGERHLYKISLKLNVTESNRTYITSTQPTCLTCDNTEATYRLHRANPSKMPTRGDSWEDIVARLEPDDCIYDIPKNCLYNRVQFSGDYSYYVQECLGPEAPSVYLVETASNDKIFVLNAGDVLRHRLSQLAIPQMRTFSVEIRHGFHAQVRLFLPPGMREEEEVAFPLVLHVDASPGSQLVTERFHIDWNWYLSSQRSFIVAQIDGRGSGFQGELLRTQVHGKLGTVEVEDQLGVLTYLRDNLKFIDPLRICAFGWGYGGYATAMMLIDDSQQVLQCAVSINPIVNFGFHYSFFTERYIPLKGDYLRALQEADLTMKAGNIKGRNLMLMHGTADTLVHQEHTLILVRALVDQQVKFRHQVYPDEDHAIGRSLSHVYKTMEWYFDECFGPVDDNEWDPTGLFVFKQ; from the exons GAACTGGTGGCAATTTCACCCGAGCGTCGAAACTGGCGTGGAATTTTCATAGCCCTCCTGGTAATCGCCGCCGTCTTTAGCCTGATCATATTCTCCATTTTCTTGCTTTCGCCGGAGGATGAGGGCCTACGGATCCGCGGCCGTCGCATGCTACCCAGCGATATACTCGGCAAGAGCCTCCAGTGGAAGCCGTTCAACGGCACTTGGAGTAATG AACATGAGCTCATTTATCGTGATCCAACGGGCGGGCTGTCCATATTAAACATGGCAGATCTCACCACGCGCATTCTAATGACTAATTCAACATTT CGGCAATTGAATGCAGAATCGTTTATTGTGGCACCGGACCAGAAATACGTGCTCCTGCAATCGGATAGCAATGCAGAGGGATCCAG ACACCACGTGTATGAGGTGCAAACGGCCAACACATTTCCCTTGGGACCAACGGAGAACATTGCCGAGGCGCCGCGCCTCCAGCATGTGGTGTGGGCACCCATCAATcctccgccaccgccacctccACCGTcgtctgcagcagcagccacaacaaGCACCATGGCGCCGCTGCCCAGTGGCAGCATCATTCTGAATAGCCTGGCCGGTGCGGCGGCTGGCGGCAAGACAACAACGCCAACACCGGGCTCAGGCAATGGCAATGGGGGCAATGGACCCTATACGCTCAATCAGGCCATTGCCTTTGTGCACCACAACGACATCTACTACAAGCCAAAGGTGCAGGGCGAACTCGTCTGCCGCATCACCCAGACAGGGATGGGCGGCGTCTTCTTCAACGGTGTGCCCGACTGGACGTACGAGAATGTCCCAGAGCTGGATAGCCGCCGGAGCGGCATGGCCTTCTCCCCAGATGGCCTCTTCCTGGCATTTCTCAGCTACAACGACAGCGATGTCAATGAGTACAA ATACACTTGGATGGGCGATGACATCAAATATCCGGCAGTGTTGAGCCAACGCTACCCAAAGACGGGCGCCAGGAACCCCAATGTCACCGTGAATGTGGTGAATCTTTCGGTGATCAAATACATCATTCCTTCGCAAGTCAAACTCCCAGCGGATCTGGTGAACGGCAGCTATGTGGGCGGCTTGACATGGGCCTCGCCCATCGACCTCTCGGTGACGGTGACGAATCGCGACCAGACGAAGGCCACCACTGTGATCTGTCGGGCGCCGAACTTCCACTGTCAAGTGGTGCACACGGAGGTGACCATCAACGATGGCTGGGTGCTGCCCTCCGAGCGGCCCATCTTCTCCGCCAGAATCGCTGCACAGATGCGCCAGGGCCATCGACAGTaccagatgcagatgcagctaCAGGAGACGGCAACGACGTCGGCGATGGGCAACGATACGCTGGCGAATAACGTGAGCAATGGCCAAACGACCTACGAAATCACCAATGGTGGATACCTCCTGAAGCGACTGCCAGTGCGTGATGGAGAGCATGGACACTACCGTCATGTGGTGTTTATCTCATCGCTGGACCGCCGTCCTGTGCCCCTGACCATGGGCCGCTTCGAGGTCACAGAAATTGTCGGCTGGGACGAACAGCACGAGATCGTCTACTTTATGGCGGCCCCCGAGAAGCGGCCTGGCGAGCGGCATCTCTACAAGATCAGCCTCAAGCTAAACGTCACTGAATCAAATCGCACGTACATCACCTCCACGCAGCCCACGTGCCTGACGTGCGACAACACGGAGGCCACCTATCGCCTGCACAGGGCCAACCCGTCGAAGATGCCGACGCGCGGCGACAGCTGGGAGGACATTGTGGCACGCCTCGAGCCGGATGATTGCATCTACGATATACCCAAGAACTGCCTCTACAATCGGGTGCAGTTCAGCGGCGACTATAGCTACTACGTGCAGGAGTGCCTTGGCCCAGAGGCGCCCAGTGTCTACCTGGTGGAGACCGCCAGTAACGACAAGATCTTTGTCCTCAATGCTGGGGATGTCCTGAGACATCGCCTCTCCCAGCTGGCCATACCACAGATGCGCACGTTCAGCGTGGAGATTCGTCACGGGTTCCATGCCCAGGTGCGACTCTTTCTGCCGCCAGGGATgcgcgaggaggaggaggttgCCTTTCCCCTGGTGCTGCATGT GGATGCCTCGCCGGGGTCTCAGTTGGTCACCGAACGGTTCCATATCGACTGGAACTGGTATTTGTCCAGCCAGCGGAGCTTCATCGTGGCCCAGATTGATGGACGGGGCAGTGGCTTCCAGGGTGAGCTGTTGCGCACTCAGGTCCATGGAAAACTAGGGACCGTCGAGGTGGAGGATCAGCTGGGTGTCCTCAC ATATTTGCGTGACAACTTAAAGTTCATCGATCCATTGAGAATCTGCGCCTTTGGGTGGGGCTACGGCGGCTATGCAACGGCCATGATGCTCATCGATGACTCCCAGCAGGTGCTCCAGTGTGCGGTGTCCATCAATCCCATAGTCAACTTTGGATTCCACT ATTCCTTCTTCACTGAGCGATATATTCCCTTGAAGGGCGACTATCTGCGGGCATTGCAGGAGGCGGATCTCACGATGAAGGCGGGCAACATTAAGGGGCGCAACCTGATGCTGATGCACGGAACGGCCGATACGTTGGTGCATCAGGAGCATACGCTGATTCTGGTGCGGGCACTGGTCGATCAGCAGGTGAAGTTCCGGCATCAGGTTTATCCCGATGAGGATCATGCGATCGGCAGATCGCTGAGCCATGTGTACAAGACCATGGAGTGGTATTTCGATGAGTGCTTCGGCCCCGTCGACGACAACGAGTGGGACCCGACGGGTCTGTTCGTGTTCAAGCAATAA